TATGTGCGGGCATAGTTGTAGACATTATAtgtcaagagagagaaaaataaaaataaaaaaattcaaaaaagcacTAAAGAGGTCATATTTataagattctaaaaaaaaaggccatTTTTATAAGAGAAAAGAAGGCGAAATTAATTTACTAgcataaaagggaaaaaagacgTGGAAACACTAcgagagaaaaaggagagagaaaggagcTCTGAAGAAAGCGACGCGCTAGAGAGAAGTACCAAGAAATTCAAAGACAACCATTGTGAAGGGGAGTACCAATCGGGAAACTCTGAATCAAATGCGAATGCATTTAGGAGTTATAAGGATAAGCTGGTGGGGGATATTCCAGGGCGTACGAACAAGCATTTGGCTTTGATGCTTTCATGGAGGATGAAGCAGACTCGGACTGTGAGGAGTCTAGCCTATGTGAAGATATGGTCGCGATATCTCtgtcaaaagaagaaaaggtcaGAATCTGTGAGCCTTGGGGAAATGCTATCATTGTCAAAACGTTTGGGTGGAAAGtgggttttcttttcctgtcAACCAAACTGCGGACTATGTGGATGCCTTCTGGTAGAATGGATGTCATTGATTTAggtaatgatttttttcttatcaagtttgAGCTACAAACGGACCTAGAAGTGGTTTTGAAAGGGGGCCCTTGGTTTGTTGGCCAACAGTTTCTTGCCATTAGAAAATGGGAGCCGGAGTTTAAGGCGGAAGAAGCTTCTCTTTCCTCTGTGGCTGTTTGGATTAGGTTGCCTGGATTACCTATTGAGTTCTACGAACCCACCATTCTCAAGAAAATTGGTCGGGCCATTGGACCTGTTCTACATATTGACTCTTATATAGCAAATGGTGTTAAAGGCCGTTTTGCTAGACTCTGTGTTCAGGTTAATATTGAACAACCTCTCATCAATACTGTTAAAATTGGTAAAATGGTTCAGCTTGTCCAATATGAAGGGATCAACATGCTTTGCTTTGCTTGTGGCCGTTTAGGTCATCGTAAGGAAAACTGTCCTGCATTGATTCGAAGCACTGTTGGGACTACCAAGAACTCCTCTCCGTAGTCATCACCGAGGAACCAAAGCTCCTCTGTTCCGCTGGAGAGTGATCAGTCCGGTGATCCTTTGAAGGAACTTTCTACTCCTAGTGCTGTTATGATGTCGAAACACATGGGCAAGGCGTATGGTGAGTGGATGGTTGTGTCGCGTAGGAAAAAACCCAACGGGAAGAATAACGCCCACTCAAATGAAACCAGAGTTGATGAGACTAGGGGGCAAGATGTGCCCCCGTAATCAAGGGATCCCCAGGCAATCCCTCGAGACGTGGTCCCTGACAACAGAAAAGATATGAAGTGTAAGGCTTCTACGTTTAGTGTTGGGAAAGATAGACACAACGGAGGAAACGGCCAAGAAAAGCCAATATCTAGTCAAGGTCTTCTCAAGGGCAAAAAAGGGTTTTCCTATAAAGCAGCCAATACTTTATCTAAACCAAACCATAGGAAAACAGTAGCAGACCATGTGAGTAACCGTAGTTTGGGTTGGGAACAAAACAATTGGCTTCCTAAGACCCCATTCAACACTAACACTATCTTTAACTTTGGTGCTGGGTCCTTTGAGAATGACATCTCAATACTTTCGCTGGGCGAGACTTCTGAAAGGGAAAATAATCCCAGTGGGGAAATCAACTATTGCAGGAATTCAAAAGGACCCAACGGAGATCATGGGGTGGTACAACGTAGAGGAAATGGAGGCGTGGAAGAATATCTTCCCTTTAACGGTGGTCAGTGCACGGCTGGGTTACCTTCCGATGATAGACGAGGCATGGTTCACCACTCCGAACCCATATTGGCACTTCCTGACGGATCAGCCAAAGTTTCCTCCATTGATGTCCCAGCCGCAAGGGCATTTATTCGAGCAACCCCTTTGCGAAAAATCTCTGAGTGCCCTGGAGAAAATATTCCTGGAACCAGTGATAATGTAGAGGAAAATTCTTTTGGAGAAACCCATCAAAATGGCCATCATGGGAAATCTATTCAAGGTGAAGCTTCTGCAGTTCTCAGTCCCTTCAATAGCACTCACTCTTAATATTTGAAGCAGCCTGGGTCCGTTGGGTATACTGAAGCATGCGGTGAATCTCTTCCCGGAAATTATTCGGGTGAATAGAGAGTTGAAACAAACATGGAAGTTGAGGAAGATGGGTGAGGACCTTTCCCCAACTTATTTTGATGCCCGATCCAATCCAAATCccattatgaatattttaatttggaactGCAGAAGGGCTATGAAGCCCAACTTTAAGAAGACAGCTCTGGATCTTATTGAATGGCATCAACCAGCTATCTTTGTCATTACGGAAACCCGAATTGATGGGCCAAGAGCGGACTACATTATCAGGGGCCTGCCTTTTGATGGGGCTTACTCGACTAAAACTATTGGTTTTGCTGGGGGTATATGGCTTTTATGGCGTTCTGACCTCGTTGAAATGGACATTCTCTTTGCCACTGAACAGGAGATTCATGCCATTGTTCAGGACCCTAATCAACTTGATGCCTAACTGCACTGTGACCCATATATTTCGGGAAGCTAACAGATGTGCAGATATTATGGCTAAAATGGGAGCTGAGTTAGTTTCTGACTTCCAAATTTTGTATGAACCATCGCCTGTGGTGGATAATGCGCTAGTTTTTGACAAAGCTGAGCTATTTTGTAATAGACTGATTGTGTAATGTTATTTTCCTCTcgttgtttaccaaaaaaaaaaaaaatggaaaaaagactaaatatatatataagttttttttttttttttgaaggagcTATTTTGGTTATTGAATTATGTGTCAAagccatggttttaaaaatcagaTTAGACCGGTCAGTCCGACCAGTTGAACCGGGAACCAACCACCAGTCTAGTCCAAAAAAAACCTCAATAACCAGTGAAAATCGGCCAAAACTAATCAAAAATTAGATTAAACTGGGAACCAGAGGCAAATCCAATTTTACCCCAGTATGGTTTTTAAAAGCATGGTTAGAGCTCAATCTTGACTTTAATATTTACTCTTGCTTTCACTTActataaaaattaatgatcacAAATGTATAAACTGTGTCACTTTTAATCTCTTTGATCTCTtattaatgaagaaaaaatatattgcaTATAAAACTCACTCAATTGtaaaaacaatttcataaaaatacctaaaattctacacacacaaaaatgGGGACAATATTAATATTGAAATTCTTGATACAATCAATAAAGCAAGGATAAAATTAGagtgaaaaaatattgttaaatgaccaacattttaatttatctaaaaaatagtACATATATGTAAATTCCTTTTAGTCACCGTTccctgaagaaaaaaaaaatgtataaaaaatgcACAACAAATATGGCTCCGTTTGGTATGCGAGTTCAAAcgcatgtttttaatttttaaacaatattacacatatttccaaaaaaactgaaaactgttgtttaaacacacatACCAAATGGACCCTATGTGCTTGGAAACACAGTGGCTACAGACCATGTATTTTCCTTCATATTATTGCACTGTCTGTATCTTTTGTTTTCTCAGAGGGAGATTTTTAACTCACTTCAACTTCAACGGATTCAACCGATTTATGAAAGTACTAAATTAATTCATTCCAAAAGTGCCAACAATTATAACAAATTGAAGAAACTAGTTCCAATTACACAGCCTAAAAAAGCATGGAacacattctcaaaaaaaaataaaaaagcgtggaacataataaaaatgatgatCATATCCTACACCATGATACAGGAAAATGTAGCAATAAGCATACTAACAAGAATAACAAATGAAACTGATGTAGAATAGGTTCCAGCATGTACTACTGGGGATGAGACTGGAGGAGCTCGAGCAAACATTCCTCCTTTAGTGTTGTTGTTTGAGCATGCTGGAACTGGAGTATTTGAATTTGGTGGCACTAGAGTTGGTGGTTTTGGCAACATTGGAGGTGGAGCATTCTTTGGTGGTGATGGGATTGGAAATGTAGTCTTTGGTGAGCTTGGACTTGGACGAGCATAATCTAGTGGTGATGGGCTTGGAGGAGTTTTCTTTTGTGGGTTGGGGCTTGGAAGAGTAGGGTTTGATGGTGATGAGCTTGGAGGAGTAAACTCCGGTGGGCCTGGGATTGGaggagtagattttgatgatgatggGCTTGGAGTAGTTGGTGAGCTTGGAGGAGTATACTCTGGAGGTGATGGGCTTGGAGCCGTTGGTGACGAATTTGGAGGGTTAACTGCATAACATCGTCAACAAAAATGAGAATAACAACAttgatgaaatatatatatatatatatatatatatttgcccCTAAAAAACTGCGAAGAATTGTTTAGTTTATACTTAAGATCTTGATAGGCTCAATGTGCATTAATAAAATTgtacattttattattaagtaaaaCTATCAAAACAGTAAATTAGACACTGAATTGAGACTTGGCCTTGACACCTTAAGAGTgcattctatttatttttgttctttttcaaataacaaaaaaaaaaaaaaaaaaatcatggttaAGCTTGTGGGAGCATTTTTGGATTGACAGGCCAATAGCTTGCTTGTAACCATTTTCTCCTCAATGTCCCACATCGAAAGAAACTCCTCCCACTTTCTGCTTTATAAGCTGTGAAACAAGGAGTAGTGTACCATCAGTTATCTATTAGCCTGTCAATCCAAAAATACTCCCACAAAGCTCATTAATGTTGCTCAAATTAGAAGCTAATTTTGAAATAACAGTAGTGAAATTACATGGAATACAAATAGAACATACCAGGGGGTGTCATGGGAGACCCGAGAACTGCATgcaaaaataaaacccaaacaatCCATTAAAcctcaaataagaaaaaaaaaactaacaaatgttaaaatgcaaaacatgAGAGATCTCACTTACTGTCACAATCAGTAAAGGAAAGAACAGATGAGCCACAAGCAGAAGGCAAAGCAATCGCTCTTGCAATATTCAAGGTAAGACCAAGTTCACGACTACCCCTTAGGGCTACACAAATGCATTCCCGGCTTATTTCCAGAACTGCTTCAAATGAGGAACAACATAAAGCATCTACCTTTGTTTGCTCACTCCCAGCACTCAAATATGGAATGCACTCAAGCACATCATATACTATGGCAGAGCAATCCGAAGCTGGTGTGGTTGATGGTGAATAATCATTGTCACCGTTTGAGAGAAGAAGTAATGTATAGAAAATGGAAGCAAAGATAAAAATtctcttcatattttttttttttgaagggagGAAGAGTCACAAGTCTAGTCACTTTTTTTTACAAGAATAAGGTTTAGTCACTTCatcctcttttgtttttggctttaaataataaatttcatcaaGTTTGATTTTAAATCAACATATCAACAATATATAGTTACGagtaatttgattatttttaaattttttctatttaccttatctaatttaaatttaaactcttCATCTTAATTGAATATTCTtgtggtttcatttttttttttttttttttgaatattcttGTAACTGTCAGCAGCCTAAGATATTGGAGTATCTTGATTTATCAATCCATTGGTTTTGCACAGCGTTGAACGTTCACATTTTTGGATAGGTTTAAATTCGGTAACTAACAGCTAGGATTTGAATGATGTTGGTATCTAGTAAGACCAGGTCTATTATTTCACTAGTAATTTTAAGATTCTCAACAAGAATAGGTCTATTTCACTAGTATTTTTTCCCATATCCATATTTTAGTATTGTGAGTCTGTGACATTTTCAGGCCAACCTAATAATATTTGTCATTGTGAATAATGATTCTCTTGTACCCATTTGCTGGTGATGTAGGAGAACTTGGTTTTATTAGAACAAGAAACTTCatgaattttaccaaaaaaaaaaaaaacttcatgaAAGTTCATGTTGCTTTGAATCCGCTAGTTCATTAGGAAATTCCACTCATAATTTGTTATTGCTTTTATGGTGTTGTCCAAGAATAGATGTACTTCCTCCTTTAGTGGATCCTGGAAAGCGTTTAGCTCAAGCTTTGGCTTTGGAAAGCAATGCTACCATTAACACCAATTTGAAATCAATGATAGGTGATGAAGAGAAAACGAGGGAGATACTATCATTTGTAAGAATAAATTGTTCCATTTGATAATGTATCCATTTAATAACTTCATATATATTATGGTTTAATAAGATGATACATGCACTTAAAATATTGGTTAATAGAGAGGTAAATTTTCTAAGTAACTCCAACTTTAATGGGCAAGTGGAGGACTTaggtacaagaaatttggtcCTCTCTTTACCTGTAAAAGAGACATTCAGCTACCCCATTACATACATTgaatagttcaaaaaaaaagagggtCAAGAGAAAGAAACCAATTCTATAAGAATTAAATGCCTTTTATAGTTTATAGTGAGACCTGATCTTAAGAAAATTTCAACAATGGATCAAGGTAAgctttataattaatttatgtaGTTGTAAAATCATGATAATTCAATAttctaattttatattatggttGTTTATAATCTAACAACGTAAAGAAAACATTTACATCATTAAGCAATCACATGTGGAGCCCGAAGCAGAGGTTGACTAAACTAACCTGTTGGAGCCATTTATAGATTCAGTGGGAGACAACCAAGCAATAGATCAAGAAGCACAGGCCTCCAAATTGGTTACTTAAGCATATGCTCTATTAAACAATTTTAAGGAAACCTTGGCAGGGAGACTGAGAAAGCTCAACTACCCAAAAAACAGTGGTGAAGCCTGTGCTCCTCGTGTGACTGTTCTACACAAATTGATATTGGAACTTGGAAGCTGTTTTGAAACATTTCATGTAATTGTTCGGTGGTGTTAGAATGTGGATGTTGATCTGTATTTTGTGTTTCAGAAGTGTgctgtattttgtttttgatgggtATTTTGTTCTTGTTTAGGTGCATTGATATTGCTAGACTTGTACTATAATATTAGTTGTTGGGTTTATTGTTCTTGCAGTATTACTTGTctgttgtaaaatttgttgtatttaataaaattttccttggACATGGTTTGTCtcgctcttttttatttttttacttttccaatcttttttattttttttaataaaaagttttgcTCTTCTAATCTGAAGAGCACATCACACGATTGAATATACTTTTGCTCattcataacaaattaaaaaaggaacaaaaatcctcttctctaaatttaaattcaaaaaaaaaaacctatgagGAATAAAGGAGAAAGTAAAGGTTACACCTAATTCCAACATATTTCCCGATGGGCTATAATAAAAGCTGAAAACAATAGCAATCAAGTtattaattgggtgttttttttttttcttcttctaaatattcggtttttcaaaattattttgttaaaaagtcTTTATCGCAACTTATTTTGTCATGTGACCGTTTTTAGAATTTGTCTTTCTTAAAATTGAGTTCAAAGTAGAACTCGATTTTGTCAAAGTCAAATTGTATGCAATTCAATGATATGTGATCAATGTTGGACTcaattttcctaaatttttgaGTTTCACGTTTCACTTAATTGCATAGAACTTGATTTTAGTGAAATTGAGTTCCAAACCATGCTTTTGTCTTGTCCCACGTATTGCACCTAagtcactattttttattttatatcattatttacAACATATTCACTATTTATGATACTTTTTCATAGCATTCTATCCTTAAATGATACTAGAAatgctacaaattttactatttacgTCTTACAAATTGGTatgtcaccaatcacaaaaaataatttcaaacacttattcattatattttttaagtaacactaattacatttttactccatcagtttgtaaattttttagtagctatgaattggttatttttgtttatttattttaataatatgaaatatattcatatttgcttaccattgtttatttattttgttattattgttaattaatattttaaagattaatttcacttttaataTCATCAATTAATTTTGCCCCCACTAGACTAAAATTCTGGCTCtgccactatatatatatatatatatatatatatataaaatacaatcGATCACCAACACAACAAAACCCCATGGAAGCGTGGATGTCCAGGTGGTATACATTCCAGCCTCTCCCTCATAGCATGTGATGCCTAAAAGTGTGTTGGACTTATATACTGTGAGGCAGTGGTTGCCTACAATTCGTTTTATAAGactataacataatttaatCTAACTGGGGCCTAaggtttaataaaaaataataaaagcaaaagGGAAACAACAGAAAAGGACTCCATTTCTATGTCCCTCAAAAACACCAAAGgaagttatcaaaaaaaaaaaaacaccaaaggAGGCATTCTAGCCCCATGCTTTATAAGAGACAGCCTAATGaggctaaattacaagcaaaatAATTTGCTGCCCTAGGCACATGGACAAAAAGACCAAAGAGCAAAAAGATTCAATCAGTACTTGATGTCCAAAATAATGTTACTAATTTCCCAATAGACCTCAGCCAAGGGATAAGAGAGTTTATATCAAAGATCATTTTGTATAAAATGGTGTTCCTTGTTAAAGTTCGTACTACATAATAGAAGAATTATGTTAATAGGGACTAGAAGAGACGGGTAGTAGTTAATTTTATTCGAATTTTTGAAAGGTTTGATTTTCGGACTTGAACCCATGACAAATTGTTTAGACATATTAATGACATTAACCATCACATTAAGTTCCAAGCCTCCAACCAATAATAATCTCTGCTCGTTTGGAGAACctaactatttattttttcggagtgtatatactatataatccTTCCATCCCACTCAAaccaaataattataataaaagatCCATAAGGATAGATCTAAGATGTCAGCAGTTAGATAAAGGTTTTAAACTCAAAAACATATGAATATCAAGAAATCTTAAAAATCACTAACCCAATCCATGGAGTTAAttattgtattttgtattttgtattttgtgtttgtttcaagTATAATATTCATTAAGATAAATGTAAATTATTCTTATAAATAGCTTTAAGACAACTAAATCCTTAAATTGTGGACtattaatatgaaaatgaagGAAGAAGTAATAAAACACTATTTAAAACTACTACCATTGTCATTGCTGATGTCTTTATTGTTTTACCTCATTGTTGATGTCCTTGTTGACGTACATTGATAATAAATGTGtacttaattaataatttaatagtagCCTcagtatttaaatttaaagggGGCAGAAATTGAACCCTTCCCAAACAGCaaactcaaatatatatatataacataggGTTGAGTTGATGACACACACTATGACAgtatatcataaaaaaaaaaaaaaaaaaataaaaaaaaatctggtgGGAAATCAAGTTCACGGATTGGTTGGCGCTGACCCCATGGCCcatgttacaaaaaaaattgagaatctCATCTTGAGTCTTGAGTCAGCTCACCTgatatttttctaaattgaaAGCTACGATTGATCGAACACAATAATTTGAGTGCATATTAACGTTTGTTTATTAGCACTTGATGCAACAGACACAAGCCCACTTAAGCGATTTTCCTTTACATTAAACAATTTTCAAGATACGAGATTGctgcacttttttatttattgtattatttttaaaatgtaataaagaaattgaataaaGTAACTTTCGGGCTCTTCTGGGAAGTAGCTTATGAATTTATGAGTACAGGTGTTAACCCATTATTATTTGTGCCTTTGGTTTCCTGATCCTCGGCAGGATGTGCAATTTGTTGGCACCCAAGCCACTCCACTTTCCTAGCCTGTCCGGAATTTAGAGATTATCTCGTGGCTTAcattacatatataaataagggtcatgctaacaagCGGCCTTAGAgcattaattaaaaattcaattaaaaaaagttttgacattacttttatggaaaatgaaaaaaactatcaaaatattaattatttttttttcttttcccataaaaactttctttaattggatttttaacCAGTACactaaggacactcgttagcattttcctataaataaaatgaaataaaataaaataacaagaatcttgctttttttatataaaataatagaatttaatttatattgttttacaacaaaataccatatgacaagttgttactaatttttatttaggaaaactacttatatactttttttactATCACCAACGACTtgttaattataatttgttgtaaaattattgtaaaaaaattatgtttgtaCCAATGGCGGCGCCACATGGTGTtcaaggggttcaaatgaaccccctgacttgtgattttttttttttttttttacatataacattttaaaatatgtttgttttgaataccttaaaataaaattttgaaccccCTAAAATAAGTCCAAAGAACAAATCAATTCAATACTAAAATTTATCTTGGCCttcttaaacaaaaagaaaaaacccaacatcaaaccaatttgatctaaaatctgaggaaaaaaaaatagcaagtccaacaacaaaaattagtaatttgttGATCTTAA
The sequence above is drawn from the Quercus lobata isolate SW786 chromosome 12, ValleyOak3.0 Primary Assembly, whole genome shotgun sequence genome and encodes:
- the LOC115970589 gene encoding uncharacterized protein At4g02000-like; the protein is MEDEADSDCEESSLCEDMVAISLSKEEKVRICEPWGNAIIVKTFGWKVGFLFLSTKLRTMWMPSGRMDVIDLGNDFFLIKFELQTDLEVVLKGGPWFVGQQFLAIRKWEPEFKAEEASLSSVAVWIRLPGLPIEFYEPTILKKIGRAIGPVLHIDSYIANGVKGRFARLCVQVNIEQPLINTVKIGKMVQLVQYEGINMLCFACGRLGHRKENCPALIRSTVGTTKNSSP
- the LOC115972637 gene encoding leucine-rich repeat extensin-like protein 5, which produces MKRIFIFASIFYTLLLLSNGDNDYSPSTTPASDCSAIVYDVLECIPYLSAGSEQTKVDALCCSSFEAVLEISRECICVALRGSRELGLTLNIARAIALPSACGSSVLSFTDCDILGSPMTPPVNPPNSSPTAPSPSPPEYTPPSSPTTPSPSSSKSTPPIPGPPEFTPPSSSPSNPTLPSPNPQKKTPPSPSPLDYARPSPSSPKTTFPIPSPPKNAPPPMLPKPPTLVPPNSNTPVPACSNNNTKGGMFARAPPVSSPVVHAGTYSTSVSFVILVSMLIATFSCIMV